From Methanoculleus thermophilus, the proteins below share one genomic window:
- a CDS encoding Ig-like domain-containing protein, which translates to MAIEAAPGEHIYRGFDRAQDRPDIDGDRIVWQDDRNGNNDIYLGTVGDFRRSLGSYTGERITTDPASQAMPSISGNYIVWQDSRNGNSDIYLYDISTREERPLTNDSGYQWLPIVRGNYAAWYDNSTGKTNIVLYDIGAGAVKAVIEANAKTTIPFSTVGTEFRPALSERYLAWVNESDSGERLWYYDIEAGSVVGRVSTTATSPLYQSWPSLSGSLIAWEDYRHGTTNPEIYMADLDNPAATERRITTAPGYQVSPTISERLIAWEDMRDGPRAIYMYDLSSDGEEMIAFEPAGPDDEQLYPVASGNTIVWQRGQSPNSNLYMFVYEPKAPTEPVLTTINVTPKTITLNVNDTITFNATALDQNGQPMTVSEINWTSSNETVGTIDTSGVFTALAVGTTEITATSGNVSGTANVTVSEDAPTEPVATSITISPSTVTLAINETERFNATVLDQRGREMTNVTVTWTSSNTTVGSIDADGIFTALAVGTTEITASVDNVSGTASVTVSEDIPAEPVPTSITISPPTATLAINETERFNATVLDQRGREMINVTVTWTSSNTTVGSIDADGIFTALAAGTTNVTASAGNISAEATVTVNDSEVEPIATEIRITPPRATLAVNDTQRFMATIFDQDGQPMSVSEINWTSSNETVGSIDTNGIFTALAAGTTNVTASAGNISAEATITVNADEPVLARLVIQPSAVTLNVGDDLLFEVSGFDRSGNVVSDVAVTWASSDETVGTIDEFGTFIALAVGTTNVTVTADNVSGTATVTVNDGEEEPIATTLAITPAAITLNVNDTAVFAANALDQNGRPITVGSINWTSSDETVGTIDAGGIFTARAAGRTTITASGQNITGTVDVRVTNESSGVVVTPSEITVYAGDTRRFTAIPYDSEGSVVSGEVTWSSDDPSVGEIGSDGVFSALREGTTTITASVEGLNETGAATVTVLPAPMALTQITVSPSGFTIAANNTLALTVRDESGSVIPAGNLTWESSDDAVGTVNESGTFTALKEGTVTLTASTGGASGSIQVTVEPSFSIPTRIELEPPTATVKPGDIQEFTAKVFDQHENEIDWVRIDWASSDMDKGSIDRAGLFAAFAEGTVDVIASAGSAIEMATVTITTSAGPEPTPTPGGGGGGGGGDSGDSRPTFYAGVRENLRAGETFTFMNIPISSVSSVAVTAAETIPRMMVTVKETSQPSAARPPAGDVYEYFEINLNWVNPQRISNATVVFTVPGAWLDEHDATAEDVRLMRYVDNTWQSLETTVIGNEGRNYHFRAIIPGFSTFAITAASASVTPIGETNATVGGETNATAGEELDVTPTEIVTEGATTEPTTVSVEAQVTPLIYAPLLAPLAFLLWARRRH; encoded by the coding sequence ATGGCGATAGAGGCTGCGCCGGGGGAGCACATATATCGTGGCTTCGACAGAGCGCAGGACCGCCCGGATATCGACGGCGACAGAATCGTCTGGCAAGACGACCGGAACGGCAACAACGACATCTATCTTGGAACCGTAGGCGATTTCCGAAGATCGCTCGGCAGTTACACCGGCGAGAGGATAACGACTGATCCTGCCTCGCAGGCGATGCCGTCCATCTCGGGGAACTACATCGTCTGGCAGGATAGCCGGAACGGAAACTCGGATATCTATCTTTATGACATCTCCACTCGTGAAGAGAGACCGCTCACCAACGATTCCGGCTATCAGTGGCTGCCCATAGTCCGCGGAAACTACGCCGCCTGGTACGACAACAGTACCGGCAAGACAAACATCGTCCTCTACGACATCGGCGCCGGAGCCGTGAAGGCCGTCATCGAGGCCAACGCAAAGACGACGATTCCTTTCTCGACTGTGGGGACCGAATTCAGGCCAGCGCTCTCCGAGAGGTATCTCGCCTGGGTGAACGAATCTGACAGTGGGGAGCGACTCTGGTATTATGATATCGAGGCGGGATCGGTAGTTGGCCGGGTATCCACGACTGCCACGTCTCCCTTGTATCAGTCCTGGCCCTCGCTGTCCGGGAGCCTTATTGCCTGGGAGGACTACCGGCACGGGACTACGAACCCTGAGATCTATATGGCCGACCTCGACAATCCGGCAGCGACAGAGCGGCGGATCACCACTGCCCCAGGTTATCAGGTCTCGCCGACAATCAGCGAGCGTCTCATCGCCTGGGAGGACATGCGCGACGGGCCACGGGCCATATACATGTACGACCTCTCGAGTGATGGGGAAGAGATGATCGCTTTTGAACCAGCAGGCCCCGATGACGAGCAACTCTACCCTGTTGCCAGCGGCAATACGATCGTCTGGCAGAGGGGCCAGAGTCCTAACTCGAACCTTTACATGTTTGTCTACGAGCCCAAAGCACCGACCGAACCGGTATTGACGACCATCAACGTTACTCCCAAGACTATCACTCTGAACGTTAACGACACCATAACCTTCAACGCAACCGCTCTCGACCAGAATGGCCAGCCCATGACCGTCAGCGAGATCAACTGGACAAGCAGCAACGAGACCGTCGGAACCATCGATACAAGTGGTGTCTTCACCGCTCTTGCAGTGGGCACAACAGAGATCACGGCGACATCCGGCAACGTCTCCGGCACGGCAAACGTCACGGTCAGTGAGGATGCGCCGACCGAACCGGTCGCAACAAGCATTACGATCAGCCCGTCCACCGTTACACTCGCCATCAATGAGACTGAGAGATTCAATGCAACCGTCCTTGACCAGCGTGGCCGTGAGATGACCAACGTTACGGTCACCTGGACGTCCAGCAACACGACCGTAGGGAGCATTGACGCCGATGGCATCTTCACCGCTCTTGCTGTGGGGACGACGGAGATCACGGCATCGGTAGATAACGTCTCCGGCACGGCAAGCGTCACGGTCAGTGAGGATATACCGGCCGAACCGGTTCCAACAAGCATTACGATCAGTCCACCCACCGCCACGCTCGCCATCAACGAGACTGAGAGGTTCAATGCAACCGTCCTTGACCAGCGTGGCCGTGAGATGATCAACGTTACGGTCACCTGGACGTCCAGCAACACGACCGTAGGGAGCATTGACGCCGATGGCATCTTCACCGCTCTTGCCGCGGGAACGACGAACGTCACCGCATCGGCAGGAAACATATCCGCAGAAGCAACCGTCACCGTCAACGACAGCGAGGTAGAGCCCATCGCAACAGAGATCAGGATCACGCCGCCGCGTGCCACCCTCGCGGTCAACGATACTCAGAGATTCATGGCGACCATCTTCGATCAGGACGGCCAGCCCATGTCCGTCAGCGAGATCAACTGGACTAGCAGCAACGAGACAGTCGGGAGCATTGACACGAACGGCATCTTCACCGCTCTTGCCGCGGGAACGACGAACGTCACGGCATCGGCAGGAAACATATCCGCAGAAGCAACCATCACCGTCAACGCTGATGAACCGGTGCTTGCAAGGCTTGTGATCCAGCCGTCCGCAGTCACCCTGAATGTCGGCGACGACCTGCTCTTTGAGGTCAGCGGATTTGACCGGTCCGGTAACGTCGTCTCCGACGTTGCGGTCACCTGGGCAAGCAGCGACGAGACCGTCGGAACCATCGATGAGTTTGGCACCTTCATTGCTCTTGCCGTGGGAACGACGAACGTCACCGTGACGGCAGACAATGTATCCGGGACTGCTACCGTCACCGTCAATGATGGAGAAGAAGAACCGATCGCAACGACCCTCGCCATCACACCGGCGGCAATCACCCTGAACGTCAACGACACCGCAGTCTTTGCTGCGAACGCTCTCGACCAGAACGGCCGCCCCATAACTGTCGGCAGTATCAACTGGACAAGTAGCGACGAGACCGTCGGGACCATCGATGCGGGAGGCATCTTCACCGCTCGTGCCGCAGGAAGGACGACCATCACAGCATCAGGCCAAAACATCACCGGAACGGTGGATGTGAGGGTCACCAATGAATCCTCCGGGGTCGTGGTCACCCCATCGGAGATCACCGTCTATGCGGGTGACACCAGGCGATTCACCGCGATTCCATACGATTCGGAGGGCAGCGTAGTGTCTGGGGAGGTGACCTGGTCATCCGATGACCCGAGCGTTGGTGAGATTGGATCCGACGGGGTCTTTTCGGCACTCCGGGAAGGTACCACTACCATCACCGCGTCGGTTGAGGGGCTCAACGAGACCGGGGCCGCAACGGTAACCGTTCTCCCGGCGCCCATGGCGCTTACGCAGATCACGGTCAGCCCGTCCGGTTTCACCATCGCCGCGAACAACACCCTGGCACTCACTGTGAGGGATGAGAGCGGCAGCGTCATACCTGCCGGTAATCTCACCTGGGAGAGCAGTGACGATGCCGTCGGGACAGTCAACGAGTCCGGCACCTTCACGGCTCTCAAAGAGGGCACCGTGACCCTGACCGCATCAACGGGAGGTGCCTCGGGCTCGATCCAGGTGACCGTTGAGCCCTCGTTCTCCATCCCGACCAGAATCGAGCTTGAGCCCCCGACGGCAACGGTGAAGCCTGGAGATATCCAGGAGTTCACTGCTAAGGTCTTTGACCAGCACGAGAATGAGATTGACTGGGTCCGGATTGACTGGGCTTCATCAGACATGGATAAAGGCTCCATCGACCGTGCCGGGCTCTTTGCCGCGTTCGCGGAGGGAACCGTGGACGTGATCGCATCAGCGGGAAGCGCGATCGAGATGGCGACAGTCACTATCACGACCAGCGCCGGGCCCGAACCAACTCCCACCCCCGGAGGCGGTGGCGGAGGTGGCGGGGGCGACAGTGGTGACAGCCGTCCCACCTTCTATGCAGGAGTACGAGAGAATCTGAGAGCCGGGGAGACGTTCACCTTTATGAATATCCCCATCTCATCGGTCAGCAGTGTCGCCGTCACGGCAGCCGAGACTATCCCGAGGATGATGGTGACCGTAAAGGAGACCTCTCAGCCTTCTGCGGCGAGACCTCCCGCCGGTGACGTCTACGAGTACTTCGAGATCAATCTCAACTGGGTGAACCCGCAACGCATCAGCAACGCAACGGTGGTCTTCACCGTCCCCGGCGCTTGGCTCGATGAGCATGACGCGACCGCAGAGGATGTCAGGCTCATGCGCTACGTCGACAACACCTGGCAGAGCCTGGAGACCACAGTCATCGGAAATGAAGGGCGCAATTACCACTTCCGGGCAATCATACCGGGGTTCTCCACCTTTGCCATCACTGCAGCATCGGCGAGCGTAACGCCCATCGGGGAGACCAATGCAACAGTCGGAGGTGAGACCAACGCAACTGCTGGAGAGGAGTTAGACGTCACGCCCACCGAGATCGTGACCGAGGGTGCGACGACAGAGCCAACCACCGTTTCGGTGGAGGCACAGGTAACACCGCTCATCTACGCGCCACTCCTCGCTCCGCTGGCATTCCTCCTCTGGGCGAGGCGGAGACACTAA
- a CDS encoding type IV pilin, translating to MECTDTEDGISEVVGTLLVVALVVAFAAVAISMISGTEMPDEPKTVVVTVIRSGDTVTFTNHGGMNMDRVSEIRCWIGGVESGNENFTLEARVGATRTYTVEEMTRIVVIGKFAGNESWILFDEMV from the coding sequence ATGGAATGTACGGATACAGAGGACGGGATCTCAGAGGTGGTGGGCACGCTTCTTGTGGTGGCGCTCGTGGTCGCTTTTGCGGCGGTTGCGATCTCGATGATCTCCGGGACGGAGATGCCGGATGAGCCAAAGACCGTCGTGGTGACGGTGATCCGGTCGGGAGATACGGTCACGTTCACCAACCACGGTGGAATGAATATGGACCGGGTATCGGAGATCAGGTGCTGGATCGGCGGGGTGGAATCTGGAAATGAGAACTTCACCCTCGAAGCCCGGGTGGGGGCGACGCGAACGTATACTGTGGAGGAGATGACCCGGATTGTAGTCATCGGGAAGTTCGCCGGGAACGAATCATGGATACTGTTTGACGAGATGGTTTGA
- a CDS encoding type IV pilin, with the protein MMNFRENEDAVSPVIGVILMVAITVILAAVIAAFVFGMSSNVDTTKTVAVTAALNNTQGLVVTLQGSGDVDLLNSLNMSIDGGNFSEISGDDIRVGAQLYSAANITPGNHVVVVAHFADGSQQVVLDKFY; encoded by the coding sequence ATGATGAACTTCAGAGAGAATGAAGATGCAGTCTCACCGGTGATCGGCGTCATCCTCATGGTCGCCATCACCGTGATCCTCGCTGCGGTTATTGCGGCGTTTGTGTTTGGGATGAGCTCGAATGTTGACACGACGAAGACAGTTGCGGTTACGGCTGCCTTAAACAACACACAGGGCCTTGTAGTAACCCTCCAGGGTAGTGGCGATGTTGATCTGCTGAATTCGCTCAATATGTCAATCGATGGTGGTAACTTCAGCGAAATTTCGGGTGACGATATCCGTGTTGGTGCGCAACTCTACAGCGCTGCCAATATTACGCCTGGGAATCATGTAGTAGTTGTTGCACACTTCGCCGATGGGTCACAACAGGTTGTCTTGGACAAATTCTACTAA